The following are encoded together in the Schistocerca americana isolate TAMUIC-IGC-003095 chromosome 6, iqSchAmer2.1, whole genome shotgun sequence genome:
- the LOC124619577 gene encoding astakine-like has protein sequence MKGVTMKTSVAAIFAITMVLSVQAGYLSCGKGEVCPEGHCCMIGGGRYGLPICSLKGVSGDSCRPNNQPQDFWLSADPGDEGSLYTGVYTYVCPCLNGLQCADGTCTY, from the exons GTGTCACCATGAAGACCTCAGTAGCAGCCATCTTTGCTATCACCATGGTGCTGAGCGTGCAAGCGGGTTACCTGTCCTGCGGGAAGGGCGAGGTGTGTCCTGAGGGTCATTGTTGCATGATCG GCGGCGGCAGGTACGGTTTGCCCATCTGTTCCCTGAAGGGTGTGAGTGGTGACTCCTGCCGGCCGAACAACCAACCACAGGACTTCTGGCTGTCCGCCGACCCGGGCGATGAGGGTTCTCTGTATACGGGCGTCTACACGTACGTCTGTCCCTGCCTGAACGGCCTACAGTGCGCCGATGGAACCTGTACCTACTAG